One segment of Pseudoalteromonas rubra DNA contains the following:
- a CDS encoding tail protein X, with protein sequence MKGVNYVTRDGDCLDLICYRHYGQSSGTVEKVLGANTGLAGLGAIYPAGIEIFLPELPKPKTKHVINIWD encoded by the coding sequence ATGAAAGGGGTCAATTATGTAACACGCGACGGCGATTGTCTGGATTTGATCTGTTACCGACATTACGGGCAGAGCTCAGGAACCGTGGAAAAGGTGCTCGGTGCAAACACCGGGCTAGCCGGGCTAGGTGCTATCTACCCGGCTGGCATCGAAATTTTCCTGCCAGAGTTACCCAAGCCTAAGACCAAGCATGTGATTAATATTTGGGATTAA
- a CDS encoding homocysteine S-methyltransferase family protein gives MQQRILILDGAMGTMIQKHKFEEEDYRGERFKDWHVLIKGNNDLLSLTQPEVIRQIHREYLEAGADIIETNTFNATTISMEDYDMASLSREINVESARLARAVCDEFTAKDPGKPRYVAGVLGPTSKTCSISPDVNDPGYRNVSFDQLVEAYIESTEALIEGGADLILIETIFDTLNAKAAAYGVEEAFERTGITLPVMISGTITDASGRTLSGQTTEAFYNSIRHIKPISIGLNCALGPDLLRAYVEELSRVCETYTSVHPNAGLPNEFGEYDLEADDMAKEIIDWGKEGFINIVGGCCGTTPEHISAFVNGLKQVAPRTLPELEVRMRLAGLEACNLN, from the coding sequence ATGCAACAGCGTATTTTGATCCTCGATGGGGCCATGGGCACCATGATTCAAAAACATAAGTTTGAGGAAGAGGACTATCGGGGCGAGCGCTTTAAAGACTGGCATGTATTGATCAAAGGTAACAATGACCTGCTCAGCCTGACTCAACCTGAGGTGATCCGTCAGATCCACCGCGAATATCTTGAAGCGGGTGCGGACATTATTGAAACGAATACTTTTAATGCCACCACCATTTCGATGGAAGACTATGACATGGCCAGCCTGAGCCGTGAGATCAACGTCGAATCGGCCCGGCTTGCACGCGCAGTATGTGATGAGTTCACTGCTAAAGACCCTGGTAAGCCGCGTTATGTGGCCGGTGTTTTGGGGCCGACTTCAAAAACCTGCTCTATTTCACCTGATGTGAACGATCCGGGTTATCGGAATGTGTCGTTTGATCAGCTGGTGGAAGCGTATATTGAATCTACGGAAGCCTTGATTGAAGGCGGCGCGGATCTGATCCTGATTGAAACCATCTTCGACACGCTTAACGCCAAAGCGGCAGCGTACGGGGTGGAAGAAGCGTTTGAGCGAACCGGTATCACTTTGCCGGTGATGATCTCCGGTACTATCACGGATGCGTCGGGGCGTACTCTGTCGGGCCAGACAACCGAAGCGTTTTACAACTCTATTCGTCATATTAAACCTATCTCTATTGGTTTGAATTGTGCGCTGGGTCCCGACTTGTTACGTGCTTATGTCGAGGAATTGTCGCGGGTATGCGAAACCTACACGTCCGTGCACCCTAACGCCGGCTTGCCGAATGAATTTGGTGAGTATGATCTCGAAGCCGATGACATGGCAAAGGAAATCATCGACTGGGGTAAAGAAGGCTTTATCAATATCGTCGGTGGCTGCTGTGGTACCACGCCTGAACATATTAGCGCCTTTGTAAATGGACTCAAGCAGGTCGCGCCGCGTACCTTACCTGAGCTTGAAGTCAGAATGCGCTTGGCGGGCCTTGAAGCCTGTAATCTTAATTAG
- a CDS encoding response regulator transcription factor, protein METILIVDDDEFVVEYHTHMLSSHYHTEVAKDGETALKLVDSCPPDLILMDIQMPRMNGYEAAYKIRLAGHTMPILFFSNLNSLEERLKAYDAGGNDFIAKPVDEQELLKKISVLLKAHKAHPGNAEEVAVKALSDLSSLGYVMGFYRDSFQCGDLPHLAQAVFKLTRGFGLKCSLIIRDQKNNPCFFDDGITKNIDAALLESLQGAGRIMAFGKHRAAFNWRHASLLVKNMPVHADKVGTMRDYLAYVMDGVEQCVNKVLLEQQLRQTIIQFKAQNTDIKTGIVTLIDDLEVQLDTLFSSMSIDNELSEEAEQQLITLIQAARSSAGTKLESGKEIEQQLASLIDILNEQPTGTNTTDIELF, encoded by the coding sequence ATGGAGACCATACTGATCGTTGATGATGACGAGTTTGTTGTTGAATACCACACACATATGCTGTCATCACACTATCATACAGAGGTTGCAAAGGACGGCGAAACCGCACTTAAACTGGTCGATTCATGTCCGCCTGATCTGATTTTAATGGACATTCAGATGCCCCGTATGAACGGCTATGAGGCTGCCTATAAAATCAGGCTTGCTGGTCACACTATGCCCATTTTGTTTTTTTCTAATCTGAATTCATTGGAAGAGCGCTTAAAGGCCTATGATGCGGGCGGTAACGACTTTATTGCCAAACCAGTAGATGAGCAGGAGCTACTCAAGAAAATCTCTGTGCTGCTCAAAGCACACAAAGCCCATCCGGGCAATGCAGAGGAAGTCGCGGTTAAAGCACTGTCGGATTTATCGTCGCTCGGTTATGTGATGGGGTTTTATCGGGATAGTTTTCAATGTGGTGATTTGCCTCATCTCGCTCAGGCCGTTTTCAAGCTCACCCGAGGGTTTGGCCTGAAGTGCTCGTTGATTATTCGCGATCAAAAAAACAACCCCTGCTTTTTTGACGACGGGATAACCAAGAATATCGATGCAGCATTGTTGGAATCATTGCAAGGCGCTGGCAGGATCATGGCCTTTGGCAAGCACAGGGCGGCATTTAACTGGCGTCATGCCTCTTTACTGGTTAAAAACATGCCAGTGCATGCCGACAAAGTGGGCACTATGCGGGATTATCTCGCTTACGTAATGGATGGTGTGGAGCAATGCGTCAACAAGGTGTTATTGGAGCAGCAGTTGCGCCAGACCATTATCCAATTTAAGGCGCAAAATACAGACATTAAAACGGGCATTGTCACGCTGATTGACGATCTTGAAGTGCAGCTCGATACCTTATTTTCCAGCATGAGTATCGACAATGAGTTGTCAGAGGAAGCCGAGCAACAGCTCATTACCCTTATACAAGCTGCTCGATCCTCTGCGGGCACCAAATTAGAGTCCGGTAAAGAGATTGAGCAACAACTGGCAAGCCTCATCGATATCCTAAATGAGCAACCTACCGGTACAAACACCACTGACATCGAGTTGTTTTAA
- a CDS encoding ABC transporter substrate-binding protein, translating into MKFLLLVLTFALIVGCSDAPRTQLRVGFNLWPGYETLYLAKQKGLLADNIELVELLSATDTMDAFRHGRIEVAALTLDEALLLVSEGIALKIVLIMDVSNGADAVVARAPIAELAQLKGKRIAYEQTAVGALMLHETLDAAHLTMADIEAVHLPVNQHLRAFQSHEVDAVVTFEPVTTQLVNQAHHIIFDSAQIPGKIVDVLVVRTAQLSHHFDALQTLISAQFSALAFIKGNPETAAQLMSPRLGLQPNELLAALDGIALADMPTNRDLLVGTGTLPPLQVTADQLLAVLLEHNMIAQINDVDDLVDARFVTQ; encoded by the coding sequence GTGAAATTTTTGTTGTTAGTACTCACATTTGCACTGATTGTCGGGTGTTCTGATGCGCCGCGTACCCAGCTTAGGGTAGGGTTCAATTTGTGGCCGGGCTATGAGACCCTCTATTTGGCCAAGCAAAAGGGCCTGCTGGCAGATAACATTGAGTTGGTAGAGTTACTGTCTGCCACTGACACCATGGATGCGTTTCGGCATGGCCGTATTGAAGTAGCTGCACTGACGCTGGATGAAGCACTGCTTCTGGTGTCTGAGGGTATTGCGCTCAAAATCGTATTGATTATGGATGTCTCAAATGGGGCTGATGCGGTCGTTGCCAGAGCACCGATTGCTGAATTAGCACAACTCAAAGGAAAGCGTATCGCTTACGAGCAAACGGCCGTAGGTGCGCTGATGCTGCATGAAACACTGGATGCTGCGCATTTGACGATGGCTGACATTGAAGCGGTGCACTTACCTGTGAACCAGCACCTTCGGGCCTTTCAGTCACATGAGGTCGATGCCGTCGTGACGTTTGAGCCGGTCACAACTCAGTTGGTCAATCAGGCGCATCATATTATTTTTGATAGTGCGCAAATTCCGGGCAAAATTGTTGATGTGTTGGTGGTTCGGACCGCACAGCTCTCTCATCATTTTGATGCCCTACAAACACTTATTTCTGCTCAGTTTTCAGCCCTCGCTTTTATAAAAGGTAATCCTGAAACAGCTGCGCAATTGATGTCTCCCAGACTTGGATTACAGCCCAATGAACTATTGGCAGCACTTGATGGGATAGCATTGGCCGATATGCCTACCAATCGTGACTTGTTGGTGGGTACAGGCACACTCCCTCCCTTGCAAGTTACTGCTGACCAGCTGCTAGCTGTTTTACTCGAGCATAATATGATTGCACAAATTAACGATGTCGATGATTTGGTTGACGCGAGGTTTGTGACTCAATGA
- a CDS encoding hybrid sensor histidine kinase/response regulator: MRRPGVPTSLAFWVPVGILVLCFAVLSLSTMVIYTGSRDAAQSSHKSHANYLLLTLKRHVEVNLSSNKAEEIRHDLSIIGTVPEVANIAVADEAGKILFSNQFADIGKSLQDVASHHTGQAFKIALTNNMPSMVFSADHNTLEALQSFALPSDTEIRSTRRGLIYLDYNLALSEQMLWRNIRLNLALMWAGCGGLILMVMVLLRKGVIAPLGELARQATLLADGTYTHQSVRYGFKEIATLTETFNWASSAISEHIAQLDKNKCELESRVKLRTAELQSANLNYEQAQKMARLGRWELELESGLVHLSQEAYDIIGASPAQPVTLSTLFGHTDVVSEPALQAIFDKQQQHHDFNYELQSDDACRFIRLVAERCEDSNTGHYKMVGIVQDISEQMHKELSLIENQAMTRAIIDTAADAIIVINMQGEVQEFSPAAVEMFGYAPDEVLGKNLRMLMPEPYRSSHDQYMQNYFDTGVKKVIDNKREVTARNKSGRCFPIDLAVAETKVGEANYFTAIIRDITERKEAEQRLLEAMQAAQSATRAKSEFLANMSHEIRTPMHAITGLTHLALKMDAPPKMHNYLKKIRYAADNLLVLLNDILDISKIEAGKLSVESVPFGLQTLIEHVCGLIAARVDEKQLSFEVKQDPQLPEVLMGDALRLSQVLLNLLSNAIKFTPHFGRITLQLTAKASTKSNAQILFCVSDTGIGISPSQLQTLFAPFTQADASTTRQYGGTGLGLAISKNLVKLMGGRVWCESSEGEGARFFVEITFPVGETATEPGVQIGAKIEPGAVSAVLERATVLLVEDNDINREIAQEILTDVGMQVFTAEHGEEALERVREADVDLILMDCQMPVMDGYTATREIRKIPTYRQVPIIALTANVMHHDLQEIKACGMDDHIAKPINVELAYQKIYQWLCRQSQLSMPEGLVVMEPVKPYSIVTEPMASHESAESDLLDMAQGLKHVNGNRDFYRKMSDKFIVAQSTFCTRLEQSLQEKDIEAAARMAHTLKGQAGYLGLLRCAELAAQLEQSITQQTSQQASLLEALDAVLARSCQMLKAALAEPDV, from the coding sequence ATGAGACGCCCGGGTGTGCCAACGTCCCTGGCATTTTGGGTACCTGTGGGGATATTAGTGCTTTGCTTCGCAGTACTGAGCCTGAGCACTATGGTTATTTATACGGGGAGTCGGGATGCAGCTCAATCAAGCCACAAATCACATGCTAATTACCTGCTACTGACATTGAAACGTCATGTCGAAGTGAACCTGAGTTCGAATAAAGCTGAGGAAATTCGGCATGATTTATCTATTATCGGCACGGTTCCGGAAGTTGCAAACATTGCGGTAGCTGATGAGGCGGGGAAAATATTATTCAGCAACCAGTTTGCTGATATAGGCAAATCGTTACAAGACGTGGCCAGTCACCACACCGGTCAGGCGTTTAAAATCGCGCTGACTAACAACATGCCGTCAATGGTGTTCTCGGCGGACCATAACACACTTGAAGCGTTGCAAAGCTTTGCCTTGCCCTCTGACACTGAGATTCGTTCTACCCGTCGTGGGTTGATTTACTTAGATTATAATCTGGCATTGAGTGAGCAAATGCTGTGGCGCAATATTCGCCTGAATCTGGCGTTGATGTGGGCAGGCTGTGGTGGGTTGATCTTAATGGTGATGGTACTGTTAAGGAAAGGCGTTATTGCGCCATTGGGGGAGCTGGCCAGACAGGCGACTTTACTTGCAGATGGCACTTATACACATCAGAGCGTACGTTATGGGTTTAAAGAAATTGCAACGCTGACAGAGACATTTAACTGGGCTTCCAGTGCTATTAGTGAGCACATTGCACAATTGGACAAAAATAAGTGCGAGCTTGAATCCAGAGTCAAGTTACGCACTGCGGAATTGCAAAGTGCCAACCTGAATTATGAGCAGGCACAAAAAATGGCTCGTCTCGGTCGCTGGGAGCTCGAATTGGAAAGTGGTTTGGTACATTTATCTCAAGAGGCCTACGATATCATTGGAGCGTCACCCGCACAGCCTGTGACGTTAAGTACATTGTTTGGCCACACAGATGTTGTATCTGAGCCTGCGTTACAGGCTATTTTTGATAAGCAGCAACAGCACCATGACTTTAATTATGAGCTGCAAAGCGACGACGCATGCCGTTTCATTCGACTCGTCGCTGAGCGATGTGAAGACAGTAATACCGGACACTACAAAATGGTCGGTATTGTTCAGGACATATCGGAGCAGATGCACAAAGAGCTGTCGCTGATAGAAAATCAGGCGATGACGCGGGCCATCATAGATACAGCTGCGGATGCCATTATAGTGATTAATATGCAAGGAGAAGTACAGGAGTTTAGCCCGGCGGCGGTGGAGATGTTTGGCTATGCGCCTGATGAAGTATTGGGTAAAAATCTGCGAATGTTGATGCCTGAGCCCTATCGAAGTAGCCATGATCAGTATATGCAAAATTACTTTGATACCGGCGTAAAAAAAGTCATCGATAATAAGCGTGAAGTGACAGCACGCAATAAAAGTGGCCGGTGCTTTCCCATCGACCTGGCTGTTGCCGAAACTAAGGTGGGAGAGGCTAATTATTTCACTGCCATTATACGTGATATTACGGAACGTAAAGAGGCAGAGCAAAGGCTCCTGGAAGCGATGCAGGCCGCTCAAAGTGCGACCCGTGCGAAGTCGGAGTTTCTCGCCAACATGTCTCATGAAATTCGCACCCCTATGCATGCGATAACTGGATTAACGCATCTGGCACTCAAAATGGATGCGCCTCCCAAAATGCATAACTATCTGAAAAAGATACGTTATGCAGCAGATAACCTGCTGGTACTTCTGAATGACATTTTGGACATTTCTAAGATAGAGGCAGGTAAACTGAGTGTGGAGTCTGTTCCGTTTGGTTTGCAGACTTTGATTGAGCATGTCTGTGGTTTGATTGCGGCCCGGGTTGACGAGAAACAACTGAGCTTTGAGGTAAAGCAAGACCCTCAACTGCCTGAAGTCCTTATGGGGGATGCGCTCAGGCTCAGTCAGGTATTGCTAAATTTGCTCAGTAACGCAATCAAATTCACCCCCCATTTTGGCCGTATCACCCTGCAATTGACTGCAAAAGCGTCGACAAAATCCAATGCTCAGATACTATTCTGCGTGTCTGATACCGGCATCGGTATTTCACCGAGTCAGCTGCAAACTTTGTTTGCCCCGTTTACTCAGGCTGACGCTTCTACCACCCGACAATATGGAGGGACTGGCCTGGGTCTGGCGATCAGTAAAAACCTGGTGAAACTCATGGGGGGCAGGGTTTGGTGTGAGAGTAGCGAAGGAGAAGGTGCACGTTTCTTTGTCGAGATTACATTTCCAGTTGGTGAGACTGCAACAGAACCGGGCGTACAAATCGGTGCCAAAATTGAGCCTGGGGCAGTATCAGCAGTACTTGAAAGGGCAACTGTGTTATTGGTGGAAGATAATGATATTAATCGGGAAATCGCACAGGAGATACTAACTGATGTGGGTATGCAGGTGTTCACGGCGGAACACGGAGAGGAAGCGCTGGAGCGGGTACGTGAAGCGGATGTTGATTTGATTCTAATGGACTGTCAGATGCCCGTGATGGATGGATACACCGCGACCCGGGAGATTAGAAAAATACCGACTTATCGCCAGGTGCCAATTATTGCCCTGACGGCGAATGTGATGCACCATGATTTGCAAGAGATAAAAGCGTGTGGCATGGACGATCACATCGCCAAACCAATTAATGTTGAGCTGGCTTATCAAAAGATTTACCAATGGCTGTGTCGTCAATCCCAGCTAAGTATGCCTGAGGGGCTCGTTGTTATGGAGCCTGTGAAGCCTTACTCGATCGTAACCGAGCCGATGGCATCACATGAAAGTGCAGAGAGTGATTTGCTTGATATGGCGCAGGGTCTTAAGCATGTTAATGGCAACAGAGACTTTTATCGTAAAATGTCCGATAAGTTTATTGTGGCACAAAGCACGTTTTGCACGCGCCTTGAACAAAGCTTGCAGGAGAAAGATATTGAAGCGGCTGCCAGAATGGCACACACATTGAAAGGACAAGCTGGATACCTTGGGTTGTTGCGCTGTGCTGAGCTTGCGGCGCAGCTGGAGCAGTCAATTACGCAACAAACATCGCAGCAGGCGAGTTTGCTTGAGGCGCTGGATGCCGTTTTGGCACGTTCTTGCCAGATGCTAAAAGCCGCATTGGCAGAGCCTGATGTGTGA
- a CDS encoding phage tail protein, which yields MSNTNHARHMMQLGNYKFSVSTAAFNKLKYDTQYRWKSLDAPTNKNSPLMQFIGVGEQTLDLEGTIFPQIVENGLKQLDYMREEAAKGQPLTLGYVEESGKTNPSVGRVLGKWVISSISETRTLFFNDGIPREIQFSMRLSRYQAALKEPE from the coding sequence ATGAGCAATACCAATCATGCCAGACACATGATGCAGCTGGGCAACTATAAGTTTTCAGTCAGTACAGCGGCATTCAATAAATTGAAATACGACACGCAATATCGCTGGAAATCACTTGATGCTCCAACTAATAAAAACAGCCCCTTGATGCAGTTTATTGGGGTTGGCGAGCAAACGCTGGATCTGGAAGGCACCATCTTTCCGCAAATTGTCGAAAACGGGCTAAAACAGCTTGATTACATGCGTGAAGAGGCGGCCAAAGGGCAGCCTCTGACTCTGGGTTATGTAGAAGAGAGTGGCAAGACCAACCCCAGTGTTGGTCGCGTACTGGGCAAATGGGTGATCAGTAGTATCAGTGAGACTCGAACCTTGTTCTTTAACGATGGTATTCCCAGAGAGATCCAGTTTTCAATGCGATTAAGTCGTTATCAGGCAGCATTGAAGGAACCCGAATAA
- a CDS encoding homoserine O-succinyltransferase, giving the protein MPITVTDDLPAISHLRHENVFVMPQSRASTQEIRPMRLAILNLMPNKVETEVQFIRLLANSPLQVNVDLLRLDTHRSSENSEQHLNMFYRYFSDVRKENYDALIVTGAPLAHLEYEDVTYWEELQAFFDWAEHHVTSTLFSCWAAHAGLFHHHGLKRELKKDKLCGVFRHQCYFEHGALTRGFDDEFLVPHSRYGHIEASQIDACEELVTLAGSERVGAYLIKNVSGSQVYITGHPEYDADTLSKEYFRDCEKGPDAPKPENYFPKDDASAKPSKTWQSHAFLLFSNWLNYYVYQTTPYDINLVSQDVRTNNYAE; this is encoded by the coding sequence ATGCCAATCACAGTAACCGACGATTTACCTGCCATCAGCCATTTACGCCATGAGAATGTTTTTGTGATGCCGCAAAGTCGCGCCAGCACGCAGGAGATCCGGCCAATGCGGCTGGCCATACTCAATCTGATGCCGAATAAAGTAGAAACTGAAGTACAGTTTATTCGCCTGTTGGCGAATTCGCCGCTTCAGGTTAATGTTGATCTGTTGCGCCTGGATACTCACCGTAGTTCAGAAAATTCTGAGCAACACCTCAATATGTTTTATCGCTACTTCTCCGATGTAAGAAAAGAAAACTATGATGCGCTGATTGTCACAGGTGCGCCACTTGCGCACCTTGAGTACGAAGACGTGACCTATTGGGAAGAGTTACAGGCATTCTTCGACTGGGCCGAGCATCATGTAACGTCGACCCTGTTCTCCTGCTGGGCAGCGCATGCAGGCTTGTTCCACCATCACGGCCTGAAACGTGAGTTGAAAAAAGACAAACTATGTGGGGTGTTTCGTCATCAGTGTTACTTTGAACACGGCGCTTTGACGCGCGGGTTTGACGATGAATTTTTGGTACCCCACTCACGCTATGGACATATTGAGGCCAGTCAAATTGATGCGTGTGAGGAGCTGGTGACGCTGGCGGGGTCCGAGCGAGTTGGCGCTTATTTAATTAAAAATGTGTCGGGTAGCCAGGTTTATATTACTGGACACCCTGAATATGATGCCGATACCCTCAGTAAAGAGTATTTCCGCGATTGCGAAAAAGGCCCGGATGCGCCGAAGCCGGAGAACTACTTTCCAAAAGATGACGCGTCTGCAAAGCCATCCAAGACATGGCAAAGCCATGCTTTTTTGTTATTCTCCAACTGGTTAAACTACTATGTTTACCAGACTACTCCGTACGATATTAATCTGGTTAGCCAGGATGTTAGGACTAACAATTATGCCGAATAA
- a CDS encoding phage late control D family protein — MKQQPYFSIKANGNEVTQSLKDRIVEVSVTQRTGLLSDVCVVRFDNLEELPIQLPEPGNILEIALGYKDGTPDNHVALTPVGKFDVGAYELSGPARALTLYGNSIMWDADFKSPRYRSWPEQGNDTPVTLGELVEQIASEYGLQSGVDDTLQSISLPHLEQSESDMQLLTRLALRYDAVMKVAADKLLFVAKGTGRSLSGQTVTSATLGKNHIIHWSRVSNHCHLVGAVQSCYHDPEQALRIAVQAGGGAPVITLPYLYPDEASAQAAAHSQLTRLQRAHGAVKLTVPGNPDIVAGALISVDKTVDHLEGEWFIKEVTHQLTSQGFMTQVTAEQPS; from the coding sequence ATGAAGCAACAACCCTATTTTTCTATCAAAGCAAACGGCAATGAAGTCACTCAAAGCCTTAAAGATCGGATTGTTGAAGTTAGTGTCACACAGCGAACCGGGCTGCTCAGTGATGTATGTGTCGTGCGCTTCGACAACCTGGAGGAGTTACCAATTCAACTGCCCGAGCCCGGTAACATACTTGAAATCGCATTGGGCTATAAAGATGGCACGCCTGACAACCATGTCGCACTGACGCCGGTAGGAAAGTTTGATGTGGGCGCTTACGAACTCAGCGGTCCTGCGCGGGCACTCACCTTATATGGCAACAGCATCATGTGGGATGCCGACTTTAAGTCGCCAAGGTATCGCTCCTGGCCTGAGCAGGGTAATGATACACCGGTCACTCTGGGCGAGCTGGTGGAGCAAATAGCGTCAGAGTATGGCTTGCAAAGTGGTGTGGATGACACGTTGCAGAGTATTAGTTTGCCTCATTTGGAGCAAAGTGAAAGTGACATGCAGTTGCTTACTCGCCTTGCCCTGCGTTATGACGCAGTAATGAAAGTGGCTGCAGATAAACTGCTTTTCGTTGCCAAAGGGACTGGACGGTCTTTGTCCGGACAAACCGTGACATCAGCGACTTTGGGGAAAAACCACATCATCCACTGGTCCCGGGTCAGCAATCATTGTCATTTAGTGGGGGCGGTTCAGAGCTGCTATCATGATCCGGAGCAGGCACTGCGGATCGCAGTTCAGGCAGGGGGTGGGGCACCTGTGATCACATTACCTTACCTGTATCCGGATGAAGCCAGCGCCCAGGCGGCAGCACATAGTCAACTGACACGCCTTCAACGTGCTCATGGCGCCGTAAAGCTGACGGTACCAGGCAACCCAGACATAGTTGCCGGGGCATTAATTTCGGTTGATAAAACGGTCGATCATCTTGAAGGTGAATGGTTTATCAAAGAAGTCACACATCAGCTGACGTCACAGGGCTTTATGACTCAAGTTACAGCTGAGCAACCCAGTTAA